In one Lycium barbarum isolate Lr01 chromosome 7, ASM1917538v2, whole genome shotgun sequence genomic region, the following are encoded:
- the LOC132601556 gene encoding protein Ycf2 A-like, giving the protein MMQKGSYFILDQRFLYEKYESEFEEGEGEGALDPQEDLFNHIVWAPRIWRPWGFLFDCIKRPNELGFYYWSRSFRGKQIIYNKEDALQENDSGFLQSGTMQYQTRDRSSKEQGLFRMGSRSFH; this is encoded by the coding sequence ATGATGCAAAAGGGATCTTATTTTATCCTTGATCAGAGATTTCTCTATGAAAAATATGAATCGGAGTTTGAAGAAGGGGAGGGAGAAGGAGCCCTTGACCCCCAGGAGGATTTATTCAATCACATAGTTTGGGCTCCTAGAATATGGCGCCCTTGGGGCTTTCTATTTGATTGTATCAAAAGGCCTAATGAATTGGGATTTTACTATTGGTCCAGGTCATTTCGGGGCAAGCAGATCATTTATAATAAAGAAGATGCACTTCAAGAGAATGATTCGGGGTTTTTGCAGAGTGGAACCATGCAGTACCAGACACGAGATAGATCTTCCAAAGAACAAGGCCTTTTTCGAATGGGCAGCAGAAGCTTTCACTAA